One stretch of Halapricum desulfuricans DNA includes these proteins:
- a CDS encoding HalX domain-containing protein, with product MPSGDTQTVLVVDDEPDVADAYAAQLRDRYTVRTAYGGQQALEAVDETVDVVLLDRRMPEQSGDDVLESLRSKGVETRVAMVTAVDPDFDVIEMPFDDYLTKPVSRTELFDTVERLLTCAKYDEQFQEFYSLTSKLATLQANKSQSELENSEEFAELTERRENVRKQLDRTLSEFNDDAFAAMFRELNPRPPLTGELTD from the coding sequence ATGCCATCCGGTGACACACAGACCGTACTCGTCGTCGACGACGAACCGGACGTCGCCGATGCCTACGCCGCACAGTTGCGCGATCGGTATACTGTGCGGACGGCGTACGGCGGTCAGCAGGCGCTGGAGGCGGTCGACGAGACGGTCGACGTCGTGTTACTGGATCGACGAATGCCGGAGCAGTCCGGCGACGACGTGCTCGAATCACTGCGATCGAAGGGGGTCGAGACGCGGGTTGCGATGGTGACGGCCGTCGATCCGGATTTCGACGTCATCGAGATGCCGTTCGACGACTATCTCACGAAGCCGGTCTCGCGCACGGAGTTGTTCGACACGGTCGAGCGCTTGCTCACCTGTGCGAAGTACGACGAGCAGTTTCAGGAGTTCTATTCGCTGACGAGCAAACTCGCGACGCTGCAGGCCAACAAGAGCCAGTCCGAACTCGAAAACAGCGAGGAGTTCGCCGAACTCACCGAGCGGCGTGAGAACGTCCGCAAGCAACTCGACCGGACGCTCTCGGAGTTCAACGACGACGCGTTCGCCGCGATGTTCCGCGAGTTGAATCCGAGGCCGCCGCTCACAGGCGAGTTGACCGATTGA
- a CDS encoding peptidylprolyl isomerase encodes MSSDLTATIHTSEGDIEVRLFEERAPRTVENFVGLAEGADDYENAEIAPGTGAWEDPETGEKRIDPLYDGVEFHRVIEDFMIQTGDPLGNGRGGPGYTFDDEFHEELRHDGPGILSMANRGPNTNGSQFFITLAAQPHLDEKHPVFGEVTDGMDVVEAIGSVDTDPNDQPTSPITIESVEIHD; translated from the coding sequence ATGAGTTCGGATCTGACTGCGACGATACACACGAGCGAGGGCGACATCGAAGTACGGTTGTTCGAGGAGCGCGCGCCCCGGACGGTCGAGAACTTCGTCGGGCTGGCCGAAGGTGCGGACGACTACGAGAACGCCGAAATCGCTCCGGGAACCGGTGCCTGGGAGGACCCGGAGACCGGCGAAAAGCGGATCGACCCGCTGTACGACGGCGTCGAGTTCCACCGTGTGATCGAGGACTTCATGATCCAGACCGGCGACCCGCTGGGCAACGGCCGCGGCGGTCCCGGCTACACCTTCGACGACGAGTTCCACGAGGAGTTACGCCACGACGGCCCCGGGATCCTCTCGATGGCCAACCGCGGCCCCAACACCAACGGCTCGCAGTTTTTCATCACGCTCGCGGCCCAGCCGCACCTCGACGAGAAGCACCCGGTCTTCGGCGAAGTGACTGACGGCATGGACGTCGTCGAGGCCATCGGGTCAGTCGATACCGATCCCAACGACCAGCCGACGTCGCCGATTACCATCGAAAGCGTCGAAATTCACGACTGA
- a CDS encoding twin-arginine translocation signal domain-containing protein — protein MEPTRRQFLGTATLTVALAGCLGGDGNGSNPTTTDDLTVSVRSTDNYGDVLVGPDGMTLYMFVPDGDADGSTCYDACATTWLPLTVAESPSAADNVTATLSTIARDDGPTQVLAGEWPLYYYAGDDTPGDVNGQGVNDAWYVLRPDGSPLRGPATTDDGGGIGY, from the coding sequence ATGGAACCGACGAGACGACAGTTCCTCGGGACGGCCACGCTCACGGTTGCGCTCGCTGGCTGTCTCGGAGGCGACGGAAACGGATCGAACCCGACGACGACGGACGATCTGACGGTTTCAGTCCGGTCGACCGACAACTACGGCGACGTTCTGGTCGGCCCGGATGGCATGACCCTGTACATGTTCGTCCCCGACGGAGACGCGGACGGTAGCACGTGTTACGACGCCTGTGCGACCACGTGGCTACCGCTGACCGTGGCTGAAAGCCCGTCCGCAGCCGACAACGTGACGGCAACCCTGTCGACGATCGCCCGCGACGACGGGCCGACGCAAGTCCTGGCCGGAGAGTGGCCTCTGTATTACTACGCGGGCGACGACACCCCCGGTGACGTCAACGGACAGGGCGTCAACGACGCGTGGTACGTGCTTCGACCGGACGGATCGCCGCTCCGGGGACCGGCGACGACGGACGACGGCGGCGGAATCGGATACTGA
- a CDS encoding methytransferase partner Trm112 translates to MNEDLLDIICCPLDKAELELDVDDRDDGEIVSGTLTCTECGEAYPIEDGIPNLLPPDMREETPA, encoded by the coding sequence ATGAACGAGGATCTGCTTGACATCATCTGCTGTCCGCTGGACAAGGCCGAACTCGAACTCGACGTCGACGACCGCGACGACGGCGAGATCGTCAGTGGGACGCTAACCTGCACAGAGTGTGGCGAGGCGTACCCGATCGAAGACGGCATCCCGAACCTCCTGCCGCCGGACATGCGCGAGGAAACGCCTGCCTGA
- a CDS encoding translation initiation factor IF-5A produces the protein MAKEQNEVRDLDEGSYVMMDETPCKITSYSTAKPGKHGSAKARIEGKGVFDSKKRSLSQPVDAKVWVPIIERKQGQVVNVEDDEIQVMDLDTYETFVMVSPDDVNLSPDDDIEFLEYEGQRKIV, from the coding sequence ATGGCGAAAGAGCAGAACGAGGTGCGTGACCTCGACGAAGGGAGTTACGTCATGATGGACGAGACGCCGTGCAAGATCACCAGCTACAGCACGGCCAAGCCGGGCAAACACGGCAGCGCAAAGGCCCGGATCGAGGGCAAGGGCGTCTTCGACAGCAAGAAGCGATCGCTGTCCCAGCCTGTCGACGCGAAGGTGTGGGTCCCGATCATCGAACGCAAGCAGGGACAGGTCGTCAACGTCGAAGACGACGAGATCCAGGTCATGGACCTGGACACCTACGAGACGTTCGTGATGGTCAGCCCCGACGACGTCAATCTGAGTCCGGACGACGACATCGAGTTCCTCGAGTACGAGGGCCAGCGCAAGATCGTCTGA
- the speB gene encoding agmatinase produces the protein MAGFPGAHAERADADYVVVGAPLDRSTTYQPGTRFGPRRIRAVAESFEDYDHHTDSRFTALDVHDHGDVHPGGDVKEYLTFLEGVVGDADRDGAVPLLLGGEHTITVAAVRALEPDVFVCLDAHLDLREEFGGDPYSHSTVTRHALSVVEEAVILGARAGSEREWERAGGADVTVVPPEEVPDWNRTFDREVYLSVDIDAADPGFAPGTGTLEPFGLDPTTMEQVVRTVAPQAVGADVVEVNDQDDDQAAVLGAKLARSFVFAHADANG, from the coding sequence ATGGCGGGGTTCCCTGGCGCGCACGCCGAGCGAGCGGACGCCGACTACGTCGTCGTCGGTGCGCCGCTCGATCGGTCGACGACCTACCAGCCGGGGACGCGGTTCGGACCGCGGCGGATCCGCGCCGTCGCCGAGTCCTTCGAAGACTACGACCACCACACCGACAGCCGCTTCACCGCCCTCGACGTTCACGACCACGGTGACGTCCACCCCGGCGGGGACGTCAAAGAGTACCTGACGTTTCTCGAGGGAGTCGTCGGCGACGCCGATCGGGACGGCGCAGTCCCCCTGTTGCTCGGCGGGGAACACACGATCACCGTCGCGGCCGTCCGTGCGCTGGAGCCGGACGTGTTCGTCTGTCTGGACGCGCATCTCGACCTCCGCGAGGAGTTCGGCGGTGACCCGTACAGCCACTCGACCGTCACCCGCCACGCGCTTTCGGTCGTCGAGGAGGCCGTGATCCTCGGTGCGCGCGCCGGCAGCGAACGGGAGTGGGAGCGCGCAGGCGGGGCCGACGTGACGGTCGTGCCGCCGGAAGAGGTGCCCGACTGGAACCGTACGTTCGACCGCGAGGTCTACCTCAGCGTCGACATCGACGCTGCTGATCCCGGATTCGCGCCGGGCACCGGGACGCTCGAACCGTTCGGTCTCGACCCGACCACGATGGAACAGGTCGTGCGAACGGTCGCGCCACAGGCCGTCGGTGCCGACGTCGTCGAAGTCAACGATCAGGACGACGACCAGGCCGCTGTCCTCGGGGCGAAACTCGCTCGGTCGTTCGTTTTCGCACACGCGGACGCAAATGGATAG
- a CDS encoding Nif3-like dinuclear metal center hexameric protein, translating to MHCGELAERLDERLRIDEYTDVDASANGLQVGPADREVARVAVTVDAAVSTIEQAVDAQADLLIAHHGISWGGIDRVTGTAYRRLAPLIDNGLALYAAHLPLDGHQTLGNAAGLADLLELTDTEPFGELGPVYVGQRGTAPDAYSVDALRNLLAGELVHGGEGVQVLEFGPTEIEDIAIVTGSGVDWLEAAAESGADAFITGEGKQKAYHLAREHGIHVFLAGHYATETFGVKALQNRLEEWGLKTTFIHEPTGL from the coding sequence ATGCACTGTGGTGAGCTCGCCGAACGGCTGGACGAACGGCTGCGGATCGACGAGTACACGGACGTCGACGCGAGCGCCAACGGACTGCAGGTCGGCCCGGCCGATCGGGAGGTCGCCCGCGTCGCCGTCACAGTCGATGCGGCCGTCTCGACGATCGAGCAGGCCGTCGACGCGCAGGCAGATCTCCTGATCGCCCATCACGGGATCTCCTGGGGCGGCATCGACCGCGTGACAGGAACGGCTTACCGCCGACTCGCTCCACTGATCGACAACGGGCTGGCGCTGTACGCGGCGCACCTCCCGCTGGACGGCCACCAGACCCTCGGGAACGCCGCCGGGCTGGCCGACCTCCTCGAGCTGACGGACACCGAACCGTTCGGCGAACTCGGCCCCGTCTACGTCGGCCAGCGGGGAACCGCCCCCGACGCCTACAGCGTCGACGCGCTGCGTAATCTGCTCGCTGGCGAACTCGTTCACGGCGGCGAGGGCGTGCAGGTGCTCGAGTTCGGTCCGACGGAGATCGAAGACATCGCCATCGTCACCGGGAGCGGCGTCGACTGGCTCGAAGCGGCCGCCGAGAGCGGCGCCGACGCGTTCATCACGGGCGAGGGCAAGCAGAAAGCCTACCACCTCGCAAGGGAACACGGAATACACGTCTTTCTTGCCGGCCACTACGCGACCGAAACGTTCGGGGTCAAAGCTCTGCAGAACCGGCTCGAAGAGTGGGGACTGAAAACGACGTTCATTCACGAACCGACAGGGTTGTGA